The DNA region ACAAACCATGTACACAACCACCCGCTCCACCGATGCGGAAACATCCCGCAGCATCTTTACCCAGCAGACCGGGCAGGTGCTTGTCACGCTTGGGACGCTCTTCAAACACGTGCCGCCCTTTAACGAGACCATCGACAAGAACACCGGCGAGACGCTGATCTCCATCGGAAAAAAACTAAAAGCCACAAAATAATCACGGAGCAGACCGAGGAACTTCATGGAAATCCTGACCGAAACTCAAACCGTATCCCCCGCCGTATCCTGGGATTTTGGCACAGCCTACGAACTGTTCATCAGTCTGCACGTTTTGCACGAACCCGATTATTTCGGAATCCGCCCATCCTACGCCGCCGGCGTCCGTTCAAGGATACCGGCGGCTGAACGCAAACTGCTGGAGGAGGTCTACCCGATCACGGGCGTGCCGCTCAAATGGATCGCTTCCCTCCCCGACCCGAAAGATGCCATCACCGCCCTGTGGGCATTGAAGCAGATCGCACCCGCCGAACGGATGCTCACGCTTCAAAGGGTGTACGAAAAATTCGAATACGACAACCCTGAAGACGAAGAAAAACACGCGCGTTTTAACGAGATCATGATCCGCGTCGCTTCGGAAGGAAAATGGACATCCGAAGACAGCGACTATTTCTACAAATCCTTTCATAAAAAACATGGCGGACTAAAGCGGGACGCCATCGAACGCTGCCTTGACTGGTGGAGCCGACCCGAAGAACTTGGCGAAGGATTCCTTTCCGCCATCCAGGCATACTATCAGGCGTTTTTCGAGGAAGAGGAGAAGCGCGTCGAACCCGTCCTCAAAGCTGGTCTGGAAAAAGCCCAGGACCTTGCCTCCCGATTAAGTGTCGACGAACTTTTCAGTGAACTTTCGCAGGGCGTCAAACTGGACGATGATTTCCGGACAACCAATCTCATCATCGCCCCCGCCTTCTGGACCACCCCGCTGGTCTTCTTCGAAAAGCTCGACAAGAACAACATGCTCCTGCTCTTTGGCGCGCGCCCTGCGGATATGTCCGTCATCCCCGGCGAAACCGTACCGGACGGGCTTGTGCGGTCGCTGAAAGCCCTCGCCGACCCCACCCGCCTGAAGATCCTCTACTACCTTTCTCACGAAAGCCTGACGCCGTCCGAGATCGCCCGCAAACTACAACTCCGCCCGCCAACCGTGACGCACCACTTAAGCGAACTGCGCCTCGCCAGCCTGGTGGAATTGTCCTTCAAGAACGATGAAAAACGCTATGCCATCCGCAAACAGGCGCTCGATGCGGTCTGCGCAAATATAAAAACCTTTTTGGAAAAAGAACCCGAATAAAGTAACGCCATGGAAGAAAAAACTTCAAGAAACTTCAAACCGTTTCGCATCCTAAGCGACTACGGCTCCCACATCCGCGCCTTCAAACCGAATGCGCGGCTTTATCTCCTCAACGTCATCATCACCGGCGCGGTGATGGGCGTGTTCCGCCTGCTGTTCAATTTCTACGTCCTCAGCCTCGGTTTCGACGAGGCGCTGCTCGGCAACCTCATCACCACGAGCAGTTTCGTTGCGTTGATCGTCGCCCTGCCCATGGGCTACCTCGCAGACATGCTCGGGCGGAAATCATCGCTCGTCCTTTCGGGTGTGCTGCTGGCAGTTTCCATCCTCGCCATGGCAATCTGGCAGACCGAAACGATGTTCTATTCCATGAACGTCCTTTCGGGCATCGCCCAAAGCTTGGCAGGCGTGACCATGTCGCCCTTCCTGATGGAAAACAGCGACGAACGGGAGCGCACCTACCTCTTCAGCTTCGGTCAGGGACTTCAAATGACCATGGCATCCGCCGGCAGTTGGATCGGCGGCTACCTCCCCACCTGGATCGGACAGGCGCAAGGCGCATCCGCAACCAGCAGCATTGCCTATGGAAATTCCATCTTCATCATGGGCATCGGCGCAGGGCTCGCCGTCATCCCGCTGATCTTCCTCAAAGCCCCCAAACTGGAGCGTAGTCAGCGCGCCGTGTTTGCGCCCTTCCAATACGCCGCACAACAACCGGTCCTGTTGACCAAACTGATCCTGCCCATGCTGCTGACCTCCATCGGCGCAGGGCTGATCATGCCCTTCATGAACGTCTTCTTCCGCGTGGTGCACAAACAGCCCGACCCCGTCATCGGCACGCTCTTCGCCTGGGGTTCGCTTGCCATGGCTATCGGACTCCTGCTCGCCCCGCCGCTCGCCGAACGGACAGGCAAGATCCAGCTTGTCGTCATCTCACAGGCGCTTTCGATCCCCTTCCTCATTCTGCTGGGCTTCTCCCCCATCTTCTGGGTCGGCGCCGCAACCTACTACGTCCGCCTCGCGCTGATGAACATGAGCAGCCCCGTCTATCAAACCTTCATCATGGAGCACGTGGATCCCTCCGCCCGCGCCACCGTCGCCAGCCTGACCAGCATGGCATGGAATTTCGGCTGGGCGTTCAGCCCCACCATCAGCGGCTGGCTGCAGGTCAAATACGGCTTCGGTCCTCCATTCATCGGCACGATCATTCTCTATACAATTTCCGTGGTCATGTATTGGGCATTCTTCTGGCGCGGAAAAACCACACCAGTCCCGGCGCCCGCCGCGGCGGATTGAACACGCATTTTCTCCTCCTTGTCAAGCAGGTCGGATTTCCCAATCCGACCTGCGCCTTTTTATGGCAAAATTAAAAAATGGACAAGGACATTCTCATCCTCGGAGGCGGACCAAGCGGACTCTCCACCGCGCTGCATCTGGCGAAGATCGCTCCGCATCTGACTCCCCGCATCCTGATCCTCGAAAAGGAATATTATCCACGCCTGAAACTTTGCGCCGGAGGGCTGGTCATCGATGCTGAAGTCATCCTCGAGCGCCTTGGGCTGGATGCGCGCGAAGTCCCGCACGTGGATGCATCGAATGTCCGCTTCGACTTTGAGGGCAGAGGGCTTGCTGTCCGCGTGCCGAGGCGCCACGCCATCCGCGTCATCCGCCGCGACGAGTTCGATCACTGGCTGGCACAAAAGGCAATGGAAAGAGGAATAGAGATCAAGCAGGGAGTATCCGTCAAGAATGTCATCCCCGACGAAAACGGCGTAACCGTCCAAACAAACCAAGGCGAATTTCGTGCCGCCATCGTCATCGGCGCGGACGGCTCGAACGGCGTCACCCGCCACTGTATCTTCCCAAATGAGCCGGTTTACACCGCGCGTGTATTGGAAGTCATAACTCCAAATTATTCTGTCATTGCGAATACGAGCGAAGCAATCTCCAACATCAATGACCAGATTACTTCGAGAGAAAATACCGCTCGCAATGACGCGGCTTACTTCGATTTCTTTGCAGTTCCCGAAAACATCGCAGGGTATGTTTGGGATTTCCCTACACAAATCAATGGTCAACCCATGCGCTGTTGGGGCATCTACGACACCAACCTGCTCGCAGACCAAAAACGCCCCGCGCTCAAAGAACCGCTCGCTGCAGAGATGAAACGTCTCGGCTTCGACCTGAACGACTACGAGATCAAAGGTCACCCCATCCGCTGGTACAGCCCGTGGAACAAGGCATCCGTTCCGCGCGTATTGCTGGTCGGCGATGCCGTCGGCGCAGACCCGATCTTCGGCGAAGGCATCAGCATGGCGTTGGGATACGGCGCGGTCGCCGCGCAGGAGATCAGCGAGTCGTTTCAGCGTGGCGAATTTTCATTCAGGAGATACAAGCGTCGGCTGGTTCGAAGCGGGCTGGGTCAAACCCTGTTCGCGCGCTGGGTCATCACGCAAGTCATCTATTCCTTCAAATGGAAATGGTTCCAGATCCTGCTCTGGAGGATCATGAAACCGATCGTCCTGCTTGCGGCTTGGATATTTGTTTTGAACTGGAGCAGACGGCTGCCGAAACTTACGACTTCACACGCTTGATGAAGCCGGGCGTGTTCAACTCGCGTTCGAGCAGATAGGTGAAGTAGCCCTGCATGAGCGTCTCCGCCTCTTTCTTGACCTCCATGCCGGGATGTGCGCGCGAGGCATCCCTGTAACTCGAGCGTTGGAAGTGGCGAAGATACTTGAGCGCCTCCAGCGAGATTTTGGACAGGTTTCGCAAGCCTTCGCCGCAGCGCGGACAGATGACGCCGCCCGCTGTGAACGAAAAGAACTGGTCTTCGGCGCGGATCTCGCGGCTGCAATTGGCGCACTCGAACAACTGTGGACGAAACCCGACCGCATCCAACAAACGCATTTCATAATAACGGACTGCCAGCCAGGCATCCTCTTCGGCTTCGATGCGACCAAGCGTTTCCACGAGCAAGCGGAAAATCGAAGGATTCGCGCCTTCATCTTCGTAGGAAAAACGCAAAAGCAGTTCGACCACGTACGCGGCATGACTTGTCTTCAGTAGGTCATCGTGCAGCGGAAGAAAAGCATTGACCGTCTCCACCTGCGTGACGATCAACAGGTCGCGTCCTTTGGCGAGTTGAATGGTGATCTGGGTGAACGGTTGCAAATGTCCCGCCTTGCGCGAAGTAACTTTGCGCGCGCCCTTCGCGATCGCGCGCACCATGCCCTGTTCGCGTGTATAGAGCGTGAGCAGGCGATCAGCTTCGCCCCAATCCGCGTGGCGGAGGACGACAGCGGAAGCGCGGAAGGAACGGAAGTCAGTCATAAGAGAGTGAGAGTAGTCGCTTGCTACTCTCTATTTTCTAATTGTCTTTCACCAAATGTTTTGGCGTGAACGCTTCGGGGAGCAACTCACTCACCGTCATCTCTTTCACCAACTTCCCTTCCCCGTTTGCCAACAATACAAGTATATCCAATCCGAATTCCGCCATCACCTGCCTACATCCGCCGCAGGGAGAGCCGCCGTTCTTGGTGACAACAGAGATCACTTCAAACTCGGTTTCACCTTCTGAAA from Anaerolineales bacterium includes:
- a CDS encoding metalloregulator ArsR/SmtB family transcription factor — translated: MEILTETQTVSPAVSWDFGTAYELFISLHVLHEPDYFGIRPSYAAGVRSRIPAAERKLLEEVYPITGVPLKWIASLPDPKDAITALWALKQIAPAERMLTLQRVYEKFEYDNPEDEEKHARFNEIMIRVASEGKWTSEDSDYFYKSFHKKHGGLKRDAIERCLDWWSRPEELGEGFLSAIQAYYQAFFEEEEKRVEPVLKAGLEKAQDLASRLSVDELFSELSQGVKLDDDFRTTNLIIAPAFWTTPLVFFEKLDKNNMLLLFGARPADMSVIPGETVPDGLVRSLKALADPTRLKILYYLSHESLTPSEIARKLQLRPPTVTHHLSELRLASLVELSFKNDEKRYAIRKQALDAVCANIKTFLEKEPE
- a CDS encoding MFS transporter encodes the protein MEEKTSRNFKPFRILSDYGSHIRAFKPNARLYLLNVIITGAVMGVFRLLFNFYVLSLGFDEALLGNLITTSSFVALIVALPMGYLADMLGRKSSLVLSGVLLAVSILAMAIWQTETMFYSMNVLSGIAQSLAGVTMSPFLMENSDERERTYLFSFGQGLQMTMASAGSWIGGYLPTWIGQAQGASATSSIAYGNSIFIMGIGAGLAVIPLIFLKAPKLERSQRAVFAPFQYAAQQPVLLTKLILPMLLTSIGAGLIMPFMNVFFRVVHKQPDPVIGTLFAWGSLAMAIGLLLAPPLAERTGKIQLVVISQALSIPFLILLGFSPIFWVGAATYYVRLALMNMSSPVYQTFIMEHVDPSARATVASLTSMAWNFGWAFSPTISGWLQVKYGFGPPFIGTIILYTISVVMYWAFFWRGKTTPVPAPAAAD
- a CDS encoding NAD(P)/FAD-dependent oxidoreductase, with translation MDKDILILGGGPSGLSTALHLAKIAPHLTPRILILEKEYYPRLKLCAGGLVIDAEVILERLGLDAREVPHVDASNVRFDFEGRGLAVRVPRRHAIRVIRRDEFDHWLAQKAMERGIEIKQGVSVKNVIPDENGVTVQTNQGEFRAAIVIGADGSNGVTRHCIFPNEPVYTARVLEVITPNYSVIANTSEAISNINDQITSRENTARNDAAYFDFFAVPENIAGYVWDFPTQINGQPMRCWGIYDTNLLADQKRPALKEPLAAEMKRLGFDLNDYEIKGHPIRWYSPWNKASVPRVLLVGDAVGADPIFGEGISMALGYGAVAAQEISESFQRGEFSFRRYKRRLVRSGLGQTLFARWVITQVIYSFKWKWFQILLWRIMKPIVLLAAWIFVLNWSRRLPKLTTSHA
- the recO gene encoding DNA repair protein RecO, with the protein product MTDFRSFRASAVVLRHADWGEADRLLTLYTREQGMVRAIAKGARKVTSRKAGHLQPFTQITIQLAKGRDLLIVTQVETVNAFLPLHDDLLKTSHAAYVVELLLRFSYEDEGANPSIFRLLVETLGRIEAEEDAWLAVRYYEMRLLDAVGFRPQLFECANCSREIRAEDQFFSFTAGGVICPRCGEGLRNLSKISLEALKYLRHFQRSSYRDASRAHPGMEVKKEAETLMQGYFTYLLERELNTPGFIKRVKS
- the cdd gene encoding cytidine deaminase → MTKEEKQALIDLANEARRRAYVPYSNYPVGAALRTKSGRLYTGVNIENAAYPQTMCAERVAIFKAVSEGETEFEVISVVTKNGGSPCGGCRQVMAEFGLDILVLLANGEGKLVKEMTVSELLPEAFTPKHLVKDN